In Rouxiella sp. WC2420, the following proteins share a genomic window:
- a CDS encoding SDR family oxidoreductase, translated as MNHTVPSMNTSLTGKVAAITGAASGIGLACAKTLLSAGAKVVLVDREGEKLKKIVAELGDNAFALKIDLMRPEEVDNMLSGILELTGRLDIFHANAGAYIGGLVEEGDPDVWDRVLHLNINAAFRCVRAVLPHMIAQKSGDVIFTSSIAGVVPVVWEPIYTASKFAVQAFVHSTRRQVAKHGVRVGAVLPGPVVTALLNDWPKAKLDEALANGSLMQPEEVAESVLFMLTRARNVTVRDLVILPNSIDL; from the coding sequence ATGAACCACACTGTACCCTCCATGAATACATCCCTTACTGGCAAAGTCGCTGCTATCACTGGCGCGGCGTCGGGGATCGGTCTTGCGTGTGCAAAAACGTTATTGAGCGCGGGTGCAAAAGTTGTTCTGGTTGACCGGGAAGGCGAGAAGTTAAAGAAAATCGTTGCGGAGCTGGGTGATAACGCGTTTGCATTAAAGATAGATTTGATGAGACCGGAAGAGGTCGACAATATGCTCTCCGGCATTCTCGAACTGACTGGCCGCCTGGATATTTTCCACGCCAATGCGGGCGCGTATATTGGCGGCCTCGTTGAGGAAGGAGATCCCGATGTCTGGGACCGTGTACTTCACCTGAACATCAACGCTGCATTCCGCTGTGTCCGTGCAGTACTGCCGCACATGATCGCACAAAAATCGGGAGACGTTATCTTTACCAGCTCCATTGCGGGGGTGGTGCCGGTTGTTTGGGAACCTATCTACACAGCCTCGAAGTTTGCCGTTCAGGCCTTTGTTCATAGCACACGTCGTCAAGTCGCAAAGCACGGCGTCCGTGTCGGAGCCGTCCTGCCAGGGCCGGTCGTTACGGCTCTGCTCAACGATTGGCCAAAGGCCAAACTGGATGAAGCGCTGGCTAATGGCAGTCTGATGCAGCCCGAAGAGGTGGCTGAATCCGTTCTGTTCATGTTGACCCGCGCCAGGAACGTTACTGTTCGCGATTTGGTTATACTTCCCAACAGTATCGATCTCTGA
- a CDS encoding FGGY-family carbohydrate kinase, producing MNNKPTPVVIGVDVGSGSVRAGVFDTSGTMLARATQPITLYKGPEHYVEQSSSEIWDAVCQTVRQALAASKVSPERVAGIGFDATCSLVVVGDGGVPLAVGPSEDPQRNVIVWMDHRATAQAEMINATGHPVLQYVGGKISPEMETPKLLWLKENLPDVYHNAWQFFDLADFLTWKATGDLARSVCTVTCKWTYLAHEKRWDPDYFRRIGLEELADEDFRRIGINIVEPGVPCGQGLTAEAADRMGLPSGTPVGTGIIDAHAGGIGTLGVGGGAVRNLAYVFGTSSCTMTSTQEPAFIPGVWGPYYSAMVPALWLNEGGQSAAGAAIAQLVSLHPAAPEATIKATEAGVSLPTYLADLARKKGLSAADAVQLTRNIHVVPEFLGNRSPQADPHARAVIVGLGMESDIDSLICLYIAGLCGIGYGLRQIIDAQARMGVTVDNVVLSGGAGRHPLVRQLIADACGYPVITTKAEEPVMLGAAILGAVAGGLSPSVSHAMEQFCVLDGQYLPEASVSELHTLRYQAFVRLQNEARLIRETLQ from the coding sequence ATGAATAATAAACCTACCCCGGTAGTCATTGGCGTTGACGTCGGTTCGGGGAGCGTTAGGGCAGGCGTGTTTGACACCTCAGGGACAATGCTGGCCCGCGCTACGCAGCCAATAACCCTCTATAAAGGTCCTGAACATTACGTCGAGCAATCAAGTAGCGAAATATGGGATGCAGTTTGTCAAACCGTCAGGCAGGCGTTGGCCGCGTCAAAGGTTTCCCCGGAGCGCGTTGCCGGTATCGGCTTTGATGCCACATGCTCTCTAGTCGTGGTCGGCGACGGCGGTGTGCCCCTTGCTGTCGGGCCGTCAGAAGACCCGCAGAGAAACGTTATCGTCTGGATGGATCATCGCGCTACTGCGCAGGCCGAAATGATCAATGCTACCGGGCATCCCGTTCTTCAGTATGTCGGCGGGAAAATATCGCCGGAAATGGAGACTCCCAAGCTGCTCTGGCTCAAGGAGAACCTGCCGGACGTTTACCATAACGCGTGGCAGTTCTTTGACCTGGCCGATTTCCTGACCTGGAAGGCAACCGGAGACCTCGCTCGGTCGGTGTGCACCGTTACCTGTAAGTGGACTTATCTGGCCCACGAGAAACGATGGGACCCCGACTACTTTCGGCGTATTGGGCTGGAAGAGCTGGCGGATGAGGACTTCCGCCGTATCGGTATCAACATCGTTGAACCAGGCGTGCCCTGCGGACAGGGACTCACGGCAGAGGCGGCGGATCGGATGGGGCTGCCTTCGGGTACGCCTGTGGGCACCGGTATAATTGATGCACACGCCGGTGGTATTGGTACTCTGGGCGTCGGTGGCGGTGCGGTCCGTAATCTGGCCTACGTTTTTGGCACTTCATCCTGCACCATGACCAGCACGCAGGAGCCAGCATTCATTCCCGGTGTCTGGGGGCCTTATTACTCGGCAATGGTTCCTGCCTTGTGGCTGAACGAAGGCGGACAAAGCGCCGCCGGCGCTGCTATTGCTCAACTTGTGTCCTTACATCCCGCCGCGCCCGAGGCCACTATCAAAGCTACAGAAGCGGGCGTCTCGCTGCCTACCTATCTCGCCGATCTGGCCCGGAAAAAAGGGTTGTCAGCCGCTGATGCGGTTCAGTTAACGCGTAATATACACGTAGTGCCTGAATTTTTGGGAAACCGCTCACCGCAAGCGGATCCTCACGCACGGGCGGTGATTGTGGGGCTAGGGATGGAAAGTGATATCGATAGCCTGATCTGCTTGTACATCGCTGGCCTCTGCGGCATTGGCTACGGGCTACGGCAGATAATTGACGCGCAGGCCCGTATGGGAGTAACCGTTGATAACGTGGTACTCAGCGGAGGGGCAGGACGGCACCCGCTGGTACGCCAACTGATAGCCGACGCCTGCGGGTATCCGGTAATAACAACAAAAGCCGAAGAGCCAGTCATGCTGGGAGCAGCCATCCTTGGCGCAGTAGCAGGTGGACTCTCACCGTCAGTCAGTCATGCAATGGAACAATTTTGTGTTCTTGACGGTCAGTATTTACCTGAGGCTAGCGTGAGCGAACTGCATACCCTTCGCTATCAGGCCTTTGTTCGCCTGCAGAATGAAGCGAGGCTTATCCGCGAAACACTGCAGTAA
- a CDS encoding MFS transporter, producing MDTKKDHWLGLPKNLFWGYVAIFLFMTGDGFELAFLSKYMVEIGFTPAQATFAFTVYGLCAALAAWGSGVIAEVITPQKAMKIGFIMWVVFHVLFMVFGLTQKNYYYILLFYGIRGLAYPLFLYSFIVVIVHNVREELVGSACGWFWAAYSLGIGVIGSYLPSLIITQIGELNVLWFSLIWVCAGGLLAMVALKNIKTSTHMLNLNTKEKLSEMSRAVTLLMTNKNITLASIVRIINTLSLYGFAIIMPLLFVGELGFSMPDWLQIWAIFFFSTIVFNVFWGIMSQKWGMLRLIRWYGCIGCAVFSLLFYYLPIYFGDNFWIAALGATLLGASTAAFVPMTALFPALEPKHKGAAISVCNLSAGLSNFFAPAIATALLPFYGVVGVVYAYSALYILGFVLTLYIQFTQKQFGPQAVSVEEVAS from the coding sequence ATGGATACTAAAAAAGACCACTGGCTAGGACTGCCAAAAAATTTATTTTGGGGCTATGTCGCAATATTTTTATTTATGACCGGCGACGGGTTTGAGCTGGCATTTCTCTCCAAGTACATGGTAGAGATAGGGTTTACACCCGCTCAGGCAACCTTTGCTTTCACCGTATACGGCCTGTGTGCAGCTTTGGCTGCGTGGGGTTCGGGGGTTATTGCCGAGGTCATTACTCCGCAAAAAGCGATGAAGATTGGATTTATAATGTGGGTAGTATTTCATGTCTTATTTATGGTTTTTGGGCTTACGCAAAAAAACTATTATTATATTCTGCTATTTTATGGGATACGCGGCTTGGCATACCCGTTATTTCTTTATTCATTCATCGTGGTTATTGTTCACAATGTCAGAGAGGAATTGGTCGGTTCAGCCTGCGGTTGGTTCTGGGCGGCTTATTCATTAGGTATCGGCGTAATTGGCAGCTATTTACCCAGTTTGATTATTACTCAAATAGGTGAGCTGAATGTTTTATGGTTCTCACTAATATGGGTCTGTGCCGGTGGCTTACTTGCAATGGTCGCATTGAAAAATATTAAAACATCTACTCATATGCTGAATTTAAATACCAAAGAAAAATTGAGTGAAATGAGTCGGGCGGTCACGCTGCTGATGACCAATAAAAATATCACTTTGGCGAGTATTGTCAGAATTATTAATACCCTGTCGCTGTACGGGTTTGCAATTATTATGCCGCTGTTATTTGTAGGCGAGCTTGGGTTTTCCATGCCTGACTGGCTGCAAATCTGGGCGATATTCTTCTTCTCGACTATTGTGTTCAACGTCTTCTGGGGGATTATGTCGCAGAAGTGGGGCATGTTGCGGCTGATCCGCTGGTATGGCTGCATCGGTTGTGCAGTGTTTAGCCTGCTGTTTTATTACCTGCCGATCTATTTTGGCGATAATTTCTGGATAGCCGCACTTGGGGCGACACTATTAGGTGCATCAACCGCGGCTTTCGTGCCAATGACCGCGCTATTCCCGGCGCTGGAACCGAAACACAAAGGCGCGGCAATCTCGGTGTGCAATCTTTCTGCTGGCTTAAGCAATTTTTTTGCTCCGGCAATAGCTACTGCGCTGTTACCGTTCTACGGTGTGGTCGGGGTGGTTTATGCCTATAGCGCACTGTATATCTTGGGGTTTGTGCTAACGCTGTATATTCAGTTTACCCAGAAACAGTTTGGCCCGCAGGCTGTTAGCGTTGAGGAAGTGGCCTCTTGA